The following DNA comes from Rhineura floridana isolate rRhiFlo1 chromosome 18, rRhiFlo1.hap2, whole genome shotgun sequence.
GCCTTTCTTTCCAAAGAGGCAGCGATTCACTTTGTCTGCAATATTTCTTGCACTGCTCGACACCCAGGTTGTGAGGCAACAGCCTGGACTTGAGAGTCTTTGTAGAGagctaattaaaaacaatatagtcCTTAAGTCATGTTTGTTCATTTTGCAAAGTAGCTGATCCCAGAGAAGAGAAATACTCTCTCTGGATTTTGTTGTTCCTAATGAAGGTGAAACTGCCAGATGATTCTCGGGTGGTTCCCAAATGAAAACGTTATTTGAATtggtagcatttttttttaatgtacctgGAGTCAGACATGGGTAAAATGTAGCAGGGAGAAGGGGTGCAGAAATTGAGATgatgagaaacagagaggcaATGGGCTAAGCCAGGAGGTTTCattaaataataccagaaataatctgtttgcaagcttgggaacccggaaaattgcaggagtttttcactagctgcagccactcgcatgacaggcatcccagcttGTAGTGCGTTCCTTCCCTTTAGGTGTGCTTTTTTGtttgcctgacgaaaattgtaccggtattccagcgtaggcatgggtagcagaagcatttcccacacacaaacctgtgtctatacaactaatatatatatatatatgtgtatatgtccgttactaaagggagagggcttgcatggcaatgggatgaaTGGGTGcgggacaaaaacaagatgttcactgcagccatgtgaaagacagttgtgcaaaatgctggtatatcggctgaaaaagctgttgttccttaacgcaagaggtactgcagtgtgaaaggaattttagaaatcaggacagaagtgctacctttttattctgttaaactaacgcaataagctcCATGTCTGACAGCAGCCTCTATCCTCCTTCCAGACCTACTTGCACGGCTAGCAACCACCCTCCTGTGGCCTGGCCCACCGTGTGAGAGTTCACTGCCCTAATTCTGAACAGAGGCAGGTAGTCCTGTTACTGTTGCTGAGGGTAGGAAATGGTTCTCTGCCAGCAGCCGAGTTCAGACTTCCATTCGCACCTAGACTTTACCATTCTTAACTGTTTCGCCTATTGCTACAGACACTAAGAtgccagaactttttttaaaaaaaaatttaaaacagtaacACAAAACTGCTTTAATCCGTAAGAAATTGAACActtgtttttaacaaaatgtcCTCTTGCCAcatggcaggagtggggaaccaagAGCccttgggccaaatttggcctggcaggggtcccaatttggcctgcGAGGCCATTTTCCCAAACCACATCCACCTGCCTCACACCTATCATCGTCCGTGAAGTTCGGCGCGGGGCAAGCAGAGGTACAGCTGGATCGGCTGCGCAACCAACTTCCCCGTGGTAAACCCAATTGTGCAACTGACCCTTGCAGAGAGCAGTTTTGCCAGCTCCGCACTCAGCGCTTGGGGAGTGCTGCCATAGAGCTGGCAGAGCCGCTTGTGCTAGTTCCCAAGCACCAGCTGGTCTGTCAGGCACTTGGGAAATGCTGCCCAAAGTTGGCAGGAGAACCCATCTGGCGTCGTCATGTCAGAGGACTGAtgggttgccccacccaccttcAAAATTGGCCTGCAGAGGGTGGAAACAGACAGCAATTGGCTTGCCAGACTAATTTTAGCTAGATCAGTAGTTTCAAAAATCTAAGCAGTAGAGGATCAGGCAAGCTTGGGAGCCAGAAGGAAATCGCAAATTTAGGGGACAAAGTCTCCCTGAAGCAATTGAGACTTGCATCTGAGTGCACATCACAGGAGTTCTTACGacacgtgctcttgggaacctgagtgtgtgaacttgccccccacatgtcccatgaaacacacatcCTTgagagggggatcttttgctagggataaaaccagcactttgctcTGAAATGTGCCTGAATGGTacgtgtataacccaagaaatgcaggtccagaCCAGGCTAAAGCAAagttttcttttattgagaggaaagggaagaatAGCCTTACAAAATTACTtcgtgcgtggcagcattaatcattaatatcctcaCCCATTCATGACTTTAAAGAGattaaaggaccctattactataaggagtgacaggtaggagagattacgtatcctaggcccaggagtgggcagctgAATACAGTTGAAgcgatgtggaagagctctgacccAAAATCAGaaaggaatctgtttgcctcaaggcttgGGCCGAGGCTCATACTCCCTTCTTGGTTCCGTTCCTGCCGTCCTGCGTTGAGAGCGCTGTTGCATGTGTTGGAGTTCAGTTAGCCCCCCTTCTCCTAGAaagcctctttttaaaagactttttctctctcctcctccctgcacaggaggggtctgggtatgaggtgattttgtgtgtgtcagtgtgtgcacgtgtttcttgctgaccctgagaaactcaggctactttttGAACAATGGGATGATTCTGCAGTGaatgagggaaatctgccaaggagaagataacatttcagtttctcttagttatTTTTGTTGTTTCCAAAGTGGCGTTCTTGTCCTTTGCACATGCTTAGGACTGTACAAAACAGGACAGTTAGATACGCTGCAGAAATTAAATCAGCAGTTTTACAGGTTCTGAACTTGAAGGATTCCAGTTTATATGGGGCTGCTTAGGTTCCATCCTGCAGTTTGTACACGGCACTGCAGGAACAGCTAAGCTAAAAACCGCAGAGAAAAAAGAAGGGCAGCCAAGCAGTCTGCTGTTTCTGCTGCTTCATTTAAGGCCtctccatgctttgcatgccggAAAATTGAGCCGCACGAAAACAGTGCACAATTCATGGGAGACTGCGGGTAATCCTCTCTGGTATGTATCTGCAGGGGGAAAAAGACATTCCCAAGTGTGAGGTGTATGTGGTGATGAACATGTGAAGCCATCTTGTACAGCAGCGGCAGGAAACTGGGTCTGACTGGTAGTGATATCGGGTGACACATTTTTGCACAATGATGTGCAAGTCTCACCGATCAGGTGATTGCCAGCAGCTGCAAAGGGCTGTGCAGAGGTGCTGATCAGGGGTGCCTACCAACCCCTTTCAGCCCAAGCATTTATTTACCTGGCCCATAACTGATGTCAAGTGGGTGTgacttggccaaaacagcctcacaggcgtAATTAGCCCATGAGCCAGAGATTCCCTTCAGAGTGACGAGGCATCCAGCGCTTGCCTAGTCTTCACCAGCAACagttctccaaggtctcaggttGTGGTTTTTTCCGGATCAGGTACCCAAGATCCTAATAATTAAGGGTTTgcgcctgggactttctgcatgaaaGGCATGTGCTCTACTGCTGAACTATGGTTCCTTCTCCTATTACAGAATTCCTTCTTCTCGGATCCATTAATCTAGTAGCAGCCATTCCAAACGGCCTTTTCCTTGAAGCAGCCAACATAAagatctccttccttccccccacccttgcCAGTTCTCAAAACATTGCAGTAAACTCTGAAGGGAGTGGATCTTTCATTGGGTCAGCTGTGAGAGACCTCTGGCCTCCAAAGAGAGATGGGCATTGTCTTCTCTCTAACTTCATGCCAGGCTTTGAAGGAAGAAGGAGTGCAAGTCTGTTTCACTGCTTCTGACATCCTCCAGCTGCACAGAGGAAAATACTTTATCAACAGCATGAGTACTGATGTAGGTAAGCAATGAGCcttcaatatttatttaaaaaattgcaaaatcaCCTACGGAATTAGAGAATACATTATTTGGCTTGAGTGATGGCACAGGCACTGGCCAATAGACATGCACATCAAGGaaattcatagagttgccatctTTTGGAGTTCAGAACCactgccccctcctccccaaatggAGATAGGCACATAGAACTGACACAAAGGATGGAGGAAGTTAATAGGTCAAGGGTCAAGAAGGCATTAGGACCCCTCAAAGTGATCATGCATAATGCCTCAGGACTACCCACCCAATCGCTCAGAACAAGTTACGTCAGTCCACTGGTTCGAAACGCTCTTGGCAAATAGAAATGTCACTTGCGGATCTTGCAAGGCTGTTTTCGTTTTCGGAAGATCTTGGGTTTGTCACAGCTGAGGTTGTGGTTGCCCTTCTTGTGGCAGGCAATGTGCACAAGTTTCAAATTCTCAACAGTGAACAACAGCTGGTAGAAGTATTCCCAGTTCACTTCTCTTCCATCTCGGTCCTTAAAGGCTTCTGCTAACGTCGGGAGGACTGTCCGTTTCTTCTCGATTCTGAAATGGAAAATAACATTGAGGTTTTGGCCCTGCTGATTTTGATCCCCTGGGCCTTTTTAGTATTTAGGGGGGGGAAATTCCTGGAATCCAGGAGTGTAGTGCAGGATTCTGCATCCTGAATCTCAGGGttcaggtgttttgttttaaagtaagtttctagtccttatggcttCTCAAATCCCTGTAACCAGAGGAGAGGTTGGTGGGATTTCCTGTAGTCAAGAGGGGCAGGAGTAACCCTCCTTCCCAAAACTAGCAGaagcaaaataatacaaatgAAGGAAATATACAAATAGGCATCTTTTATACAGGTCACAGAACTGTGTTTGTAGACCAACCAATCTGAAAGCCATTCATGGGGACTGTGGCTGGCCTTCCCACTACATAAAACAGTAGATGCCCATTTGATGCTAAAGCCACTGGTTTAAGGACAGAGAAGAGCCCTGGGggatctagcctagcatcctgttttcccacagtggccaaccagaagcctctgAGAAGCCCAAAAGTATGGCACAAAGGAAAGAGCCCCCTCCCAACATTTGCCTATTCAGAGATAGACTGCTTTTGAACATGGAAGTCCCATTTAGCCACTGTAACTAAATAGCTCTCAAAACCCTTCTCtctgaatttattatttatttatttattatttgatttatatctcaccctcttggcaggagcccagggcggcaaacaaaagcaccaaaaacactgtaaaacatcataaaaacagatgtttAGACTTAAGAGTggcctagaatagtagagttggaaggggcccataaggccatcaagtccaaccccctgctcaatgcatacattaaaacaaaacaactttaaaaacttttttaaaagctttgaagatttctttttttaaaaaggttacaaaacattgtttttaaagaaagggtttatttcacacacatacacctttAAAGCCAtcgccacaaaaaggggaatcTCCTAAGTCAAGAcaattatgcactgtgtgcagGGGGTGTCTGTGTGCAAAAGAACATATTCTAACAATTTCATGGGGCAACCCCAAATTTTAGCATCACAGAAGGGGAAGGAAAACCCCTCTCTCCCCCGTTTTTCTCCACAGCTTGCATAATTTTAAAACCTCTCTAGTTTTTTCTCACTGGGAACACACCGtcatctccctctctcctcccagtTTTCTGTTCATGCTCAAACACCTCTGCTAAAAGGCTATAGATGATTTCTTCCTATGCATGTTCCAAGGGAAGGGAAAGCGATTTGTAAAGCGTTCCGCACCTTTAAAGGCAGGCTGAGGGACCTCatgcccagaggccaaatgcagccctctaggcctctctaccCGGCCCTCAGGACACCCCTCagcccacatccctcactggcacCGTTCCATGCCTCCTTGGAGTGCCATTGCCTGGCTGGAtaaatgcctcttggttgcccggCTGGAGAGGTATGGAGGCATGTGCAATACACCTCACACTTCTGCATAACTGAAATGTACAACAGTAAGAGTCACTTCCGTTGCCCCCGCCCCCACCATTAAGACGTGGGCCCTGGAAGGTCGCTCACGTGGGAATGCAGCCCTTCGGCTGAAGAAGATTCCCCAACTCTGGTCTAAGGAGGAGTCAGGTTGGCTTCTAGTGCCTTTGGCCATTCCAGACAGCACTGTCCTAGAGACGGCATGATCCACTGGGTATTGCCCAGGTACCTACACGTGATCAAGGTTCCATGTGCTGAAGAGGACTCTGCTTTCTTTGTTCCCATAAGGATTGATGGAGTGTCTGCAAAGGCAGTGTTCCATGTCAAAAGGGCCCTGCGGAGATACAACACGAAGCCACCAACatggaaagggtgggataaaaaaatGCTGTAAGCCAAATAAAACATACCTCTGCAAGGTGCCAGCGTGTCACCAAGTGAGGATCCCAACAGCCCCCGTGCCATCAAGGCCCTGCAGACCGAGGGTTGCATCCAACcaagctactcagagtagacccagtggaaCTAATGGAACTAACTAATGGAgtggtttttgttcctcagttgagagatGAGGAAGTGTCATTGTCTACTATGTTGGAATAAGTGGTTTCTACACCCCCAGGGCGAGAGCCCTGGTGGGCATcgtttctgcccccttgagtgagagacaagggggagtgtTTGGTGTGAgagtttggtatgaatgttgtacttagaatatgtgtgtgcattatttggctgtatgtagatttgagtggttgTCATGGGTGTACATGTGAGTATGCTGTTTTCAGGATGTGTGggtgaattatgtgagtgcttgtagagtgtaatttgaggtaagtgtgtgttggtttagaatgttgatatgtttaaatatgaatgtgctgattttgtaaggGTGTGTATGAGTAAattaaatggttttttttttccttttcccaacGATAGTAAGACAAAATTCTGATATAATGAGGGCTGGCcactttaattgttttgctttttcttacactgtgattaagaaatctgatttgtttaatttattatgttttaaaataagcttgttttaacatgtttgtttttccttgaaacgtagggaatattctgttCAGTCTATTATGGATATAATTTtctttgtatttcttgtacttagttttatatgcaatgtttatattatgttgatactaaagtggatgttttgttcagttaactgtattttattgttttttgtgttgCTTTAAGATGTTTGGATTTATTGTACACCGCTTAcgaattttatttaaatataagtggtatataaatggactaaataaataataaataactaatgtTAGCCATGTtcgttaacttcaatgggtttactctgagcaagACTGGCACGGAGTACAACCCATAACTGCATACTCAAGGGTGCCACTTAGACTGCAATGCAAGACCCAGCATGAATACGAACATCAGAAGAACCTGGCTGCTGCATCAAGCCAAAGGGGACCCTTTGAGTCCACCATCCTgtctccacagtggccaaccagatgcctctctgggaagcccacaagcaggacaggagtgcaacagcactctccccacttgggatccccagcaactggtattcagaagcatagagTGGATGCATGTCTGATAGCCACTGATGCACTTATCCCCCACGAATGTGTCTAAATCCCTTTcaatgccatccaagttggtggccatcgctacgtCTTGTAGTGAATGTAACTGAGCCCTCAGTCAGCTGACACCTCCAAGGGCTAATCCACCAAGAGCTATAAAGGCAACCTCAGAGCCCCAAGGCTTCCGTGAGTGGCTGGGGGGCAAATCCTGCCAAGTTAGGGTCTGCTGACTCACTCTCTTGCACACACAGCCTTTGGAGGTTGACCTCTTGCCTGCTGTGGATTATGCTATCTGCTTGTGGTCCTTCTGATCACTTCTGTGGCAACTTTTGAAATTTGATCCTCCTCGGTTGGCCTGCACATGGCTTTGACCCACTGAACTCTCATTTTCTCCAGATATGGGGCCCCCAAACCCATCAGAACCTCTGGAAAAGGATATGCTAGGACTAAGATTAACAACCTGGGTCCCTAACGtgcatggcatggggagtataAATGAAGGATGCTGCTGCTGACCACAcaggacatagaatcatagaactgtagagttggaaggggcctataaggccatcaagtcaatgcaggaatccaaatcaaagcatataaGCAACTGACCCAGAGAACAAAACAGCTGGTCGTTGGTGGCTGTGTGTCTTTTTCTTGATTGGTTTAGGACTCTGAATCAGTGGTGGAGAActtcatgtggccctccaggcctctctatctggccctttggATTCTTctgaggccacacccctcatgagCACTCGAGtgccctcctgcttgcctggctggaggatgGAGAACAGGGTTGTGTGTCTGGCCACAAGCACTTCTCCTATACCCACCACTGGtatatggcccctggaagattgctcaggagggaatgtggccctctgactGAAAAATGTTTCCTACCCTTGCCCTATATCCGTAAGGACTCTTTTTCTGAAGACGACTGTGTAGAGGCACATACAGTTTTGCATTACCCGAAACTTGTTTAAACCTTACTTGACAAGAGAACCAGCCTTCTGGTGTGCAAAGACAGACCTTCTCATCTTCTCTCCTGTCAAAATAGCTGCCATTGTACCTCTCCAACTTCAGTCTCTCTAGCATCACTTCCGCAATCCTTTTGAATTTAGCTTGGACAGCTGGGTGGAGGGCAGAAGCATAATTGCCAACCTTTAGAAAAATAAAGCAAAGGCATTGGCTTCTTTGAGGATTTCTGCTCTGTGTATTGGCCCAATAGGTCTCCAAGGTAGCTTACAAACttactgacttttttaaaaaaagaatgcagaTTAAAATCATAATCAAAACACAGTACAAGAAGTCACATATTCTGTCACTCCCTTGGCATTTGCTGGAGGGGTGGAATGTTCTTTTAGATGAGTTCAGATAAGCAATAAAGATTGACACCGGCTATCAATAAggcattaaagggacaattgctgGATTCCACGTATCTCCAGACAATATGACATTACATCACATAAGCCAGAGCATATAACCAAGGGCACGCAGGCTGTATTGGGGCCTCTCAAAAGATTTTTCTGCCCCCCTCAAAATTTGTCATGTaaagttttctctttttttaggTTTTAAAACATACTGATCCCCTGCTATGATGCCACAATGCCAAAAGATTCCGGACTTCAAAGAAGATCTGAAAGAATGGGCAGGCTCCTTTGGGAGTAGGAAGTCTTTAAGACATGAAGACAGAGAGGGGctcctgtagtcctccagatgtctttggattacaacttccatcatccctgaccactggccgtgcCGACTGGGGTTGATGGAGTCCGACATCACACAGAGAGGCTGTGGGTTTAACCTTTAAGGACTTTGAAGGTTAGAACCTGCTAGAAACAGCTGGGGGAACTGGGTGTGGCACTGTGGATAGAATTTGGGACAGGAAGTACTGCCCTCGTGTCAATCGGCCATCCCTCCTGTTTTTGAAACCGGctgggaagaagaggagggaggCAAGAGCAGAAGCGCCCCGGCTTTGTGATCCCTCTTTGTGGTAGCTGTTAGGGTTATTGAAAGGACGCAGAACCTTTCCTCTGTACCAGGGCCCAGGCAATGGTATCTACCCCAAAACActtcaccccaccccatcccaaaaCCTGGTATAGCTTCTTTGCTGGGTTTCCTTCAAGGGAGTTTCATCTTGGAGCCCCAGCACATGGACCCCACAATGAAGGTAGCCTCCATCAGTGAACACCTTGTTGGGCAATGGTGGAGCCACAAAGGAGCTTAATGGGCTTgccccacttttatttttattatttttaaaggtgcTAGGTTTTTACTTATGGAAATCTATGGAGAAACATGCAGTCAGGATTCTACCTGACTCTCAGTAAGAACTTTCGCCTGCCTTCCACTGTTCTGGTCAGTGAGTTCAAAGACTCTGGAATTTAAGTTTCTTGTTTAAgttctatagaatcatagagttggaaggggcctctaaggccatgaagtccaaccccctgctcagtgaagaaatccaacttaaagcctaCTCGATGGgtgcctgcccagctgcctcttgaatgcctccagtgctggagagcccaccacctccctaggtcagtgGGCCccactgtcataccactctaacagttaagaagttttttctgatgttcagaagtttttcctggtgttcagttaaaatctggattcctgcagcttgagcccattattccatgtcctgcactctgggatgatcgaaaagagatcctggccctcctctgtgtggcaacctttcaagtacttgaagagtgctatcatatctcccctcagtcttctcatctccaggctaaacatgcccagttctttcagtctctcctcacagggctttgtttccagtcccctgatcatcctcgttgccctcctctgaacctgttccagtttgtctgcatccttcttaaaatgtggtgtccaaaATTGGACAcggtactcaaaatgaggcccaaccagtgccaaacagaggagagccagtacttcacacaatttggaaactatactataATACGAAGTGATCTTTTATCATAATAATGAATGCGAAATTTTGTCCAATATTAATTCACTGCTGAATACAATTCAAAAACGCTCTTACACATATTATGCTACCTGTATTTAAGTTCCGGCTGTTCTACAATGATCACCTACCCATTCAGATCGTCATAAAGTTCCTCATTACAAGCCCATGAGCCATGTTCCAAACCAGGTGCAATTTCTGACAAGTTTTCAAAACATACCCCCCTCCCCAGTGTACAGCACACCCCTGAATCCAGTCTAGCTCTCACCAAAGCACAACTTTGCATGGTGAGGTCATTCCTCTCCaagaagggtgctgctagcaaaCCAGCCCATTGTTTTTCAACTGCAGCCTTCCTTAACCTAGTGTCCCTGTCCCAGAAGCTGttgggactacaagtcccatcatgctTGACTATGCTAGCTGCGACAGAcaggagctgggagtccagccagagcttggaaaagttacttttttttgaactacaactcccatcagccccagccagcatggccactggattgggttgatgggagttgtagttcaaaaaagtaacttttccaagctctgagtccagcaatatctggagccaGAGTACTGGTTGGGGACGTCTGTTCTACTGCATAATGTGACTTCAGACTACTAGAAGCCCACACTGGCATAAAGATTAGACTAGGGCTGTGGagaccaggttcaattcccactcagccatgaaggtcactgtctcttagcctagcctacctcacacataagaacatcagaagagcctgctggatcaggccagtggcccatctagtccagcactctgttttcacagtggccaaccaggtgcctgggggaagcccgcaagcaagacccgagtgcaagaacactctccccctcctgaggcttccggcaactggttttcagaagcatgttgttGTGAGCGtaaaaaataaaagggggggacCATATACGTTGCCCTGAGTTACAAgggagaaagatgggatatacatgtaatcaaaaaataaaataaatacaacataatGGCCCAAACTACAGGCCTTGCATGAGTCAGCCTCTGTATACAAGACCTAAATAAACCCACAGCATTAACCCGTGCAAACGATTGGCTATACTGAAAGTATTACCTCCTTCATGTAACCTCGGATTCTGCTCTCGCAACTGTAACGCATGTAACTGGACTTTGTCTTAAAGCGAGATTCAACCcctaggagagagggagaggagaccGTTACCCTTCTGCCTCCAGCAGATCTTCTACAAAACAGACCTCCTTTTGAAAGCAGTCCTGAAGCCTGGCAACAGAGAGCCTTCCAAAATCCAGGTAAGGGAGGGAGAACTTCTATTTGATCTTCAAGTGCTAGTCCTTATGGTAGTTCTTCCCGGAGTTTGGATACTTGGagtacgagagagagagagagagagagagagagagagagagagagagtttccccTTAGGCTAAACTCTGAGGTGTGTGTCACTCAAAACAAAAACGATAAATATGTATTATCACAGTCAGCTGCCGGAACTATGAAAGGACATCCTCCTTGCAACGGCGGGACAGGCCGGATGGTTCTGGGATTTCCCCCTACCTGTCAGTAAGCTGTAGCCTGGACTGCATCGGGGAATCCTGGTTCTCCATTGATCACTTCCCTCAAAATGATGTCGCTTCCCATACATTAGCAAAGGCAGGGGCGGGGCGTGTGGGAGCCAATGCTTCCGGAGAGGGCCTTTGGCTCAGGGATGCATCCAAAAGGGCGGCATAAGCAGCCGTGCATTAAAAAGCGGCTTTCGGTGCTAGGAACGTGATTCCAGCTATTTTGTGGCTGCAGCATGTCAATGAATTAACTGCCAATACATCACAGCGCAGAACCTGAGGGCCCTCCAAGTGCTGTCGGGCTCTGGCTTCCATCAGCCCTGATCCCCAGCTGGGACTGGCGGTTGCTGGGAGTCAACAGAGCCTGGAGGGcgaccagttccccatccctgggctccAGGCTGTTTCCCCGTGGCTGACTCGCTTCCTCCTCCACCTGCCCTGCTCGCTGCCTGAGACGGTACAAAGGAACAGAGGATTTCTCCCCAGACAGACCGACCAACAAACAGTCCTTTTCGCTTGGGGTGGTTTACTCGAGAGGTGAGGAGCATCAGGTCCAGGGGCAGAAGAGAGCCCTTCCAGGTGCCACTGTCTGGCcccgggactctccccagcccacaCCTCTCAGCGGCCCTGCTCTGAACCCTCCTGAGGTGCTCTGCCCTGGCTGGAACATGCCCTTGAACGGCAATAATGCCTCTTGCGTGCCTGGATGGAGGGAGGCTGGGGAATGTGATGACTGTAGAAGCCCCTGGCCGTTCCACGGTTGGAATGAGGCCTAATGCACAAAAGCCAGAATCACTTCCATCCTTTTCACACACGCCCCACTTTTGGCCTCTGGTCCCCACCCGTCACTGGCCTATctcctccagaaggttgcccaggagggaatgcaaccctcacACTGAAAAAAGGTCGTCGTCCCCCCACCAGGTCTCCACcggttggcagtggctctccagggcgtcaggcaggagtctttcccagagaCTGAACCCGGGGCCATCTGCAGGCAGCATATAGTTCCTCCCCATAGCTTTCTTTATTACTGAGTAACTGGGAGTTAGGGTTAACTGGGGGTGAGAAAACTGCCTGCACATTTCTCTATATGTCTTCATGAGTAAAAGGAGggaagacctttatttcactaggAGCTGAAAACTAAGGGAAGGAGACTGGCACAGCCGAGAGGGCCAGCCCGCTGCCAAGTGACTCTGGCCAGGATTATGTTGCTCCTAAAGTTATCTTAGGGGACGCAACAGCAGCATTTGGCAACAGCCTAATAACCCTGCCCCAGTGGCATCTCTGCAAGGAGACAGAACTCACCTTCGAACCATTTCCCATCATCCTCTCTATTCTCCGCGGAAATATTTTCACTGAGATTCTGAATGAGATCAGCCAGCAGTTTCCGTCTCTTTGGGGCTTCCTCGTCAGAAAGCAGCCCCCGGGCTGCAAGAACAATGTCATCCGTTCGGTTGGAAAAAGCATCAAGAAAGCGCTGGATCTCGCTCACGTCTGCAGAGttgtggaaggagggagggggtgcaAAACCAGAGACAGCAGGAATTACTCAGGATTACTCTTCTTGCTTTTAATAGAAatatttatcattatttttatttaacatcaAACAAAACTTTTATGTAAGAGACTAGGGGCTTCGCCCCTGCGTGCTTGGCACGCCAACCCcccaacacacaaacacagagactcccaaacacacacacacagccaggggctcccaaacacacacacattcaccagGCACTtccaaacacataca
Coding sequences within:
- the DFFB gene encoding DNA fragmentation factor subunit beta isoform X1, with amino-acid sequence MVPKPFKIRSPSSGRKYGVAARSLKELRSKACVLLQLPVSDCQLYLYEDGTEVTEDYFQHVPDHSELILLPPGESWHGYVSEIQRFLDAFSNRTDDIVLAARGLLSDEEAPKRRKLLADLIQNLSENISAENREDDGKWFEGVESRFKTKSSYMRYSCESRIRGYMKEVGNYASALHPAVQAKFKRIAEVMLERLKLERYNGSYFDRREDEKVCLCTPEGWFSCQGPFDMEHCLCRHSINPYGNKESRVLFSTWNLDHVVFGAFVCRPGLLPRGIEKKRTVLPTLAEAFKDRDGREVNWEYFYQLLFTVENLKLVHIACHKKGNHNLSCDKPKIFRKRKQPCKIRK
- the DFFB gene encoding DNA fragmentation factor subunit beta isoform X2 — encoded protein: MVPKPFKIRSPSSGRKYGVAARSLKELRSKACVLLQLPVSDCQLYLYEDGTEVTEDYFQHVPDHSELILLPPGESWHGYVSEIQRFLDAFSNRTDDIVLAARGLLSDEEAPKRRKLLADLIQNLSENISAENREDDGKWFEGVESRFKTKSSYMRYSCESRIRGYMKEVGNYASALHPAVQAKFKRIAEVMLERLKLERYNGSYFDRREDEKVCLCTPEGWFSCQGPFDMEHCLCRHSINPYGNKESRVLFSTWNLDHVIEKKRTVLPTLAEAFKDRDGREVNWEYFYQLLFTVENLKLVHIACHKKGNHNLSCDKPKIFRKRKQPCKIRK